CAACCAGGAGAATGATGTGCAATAAACTCACTGTCGTTTTGGAATCACCGGAGCCGAGGTAATACAAACCGCTGCAGAGCGCGAAAAGCAGGATCGTGTATACGAGCACCATTTTACTTCGCAGCACATCGTAAATAACATATTTCAGAACTTTACGCATATACCTCCCCTTCCATTCGTTTTGCCAGCGCTTTTCCGAGTTTACTTTCACCTGTTCCTTCCAGCAATTCAGAAATGGTGAGATTGAACTTAACAACACCATCCACCAGGAAAACCACACGATCCGCGAGTTCTTCCACTTCACTCATGTTGTGAGAAGTTACCAGTGTTAATGATCCTTGTTTTTTCTGTTTCAGAATTTTGTTTTTCAGATGTTCGGAAGCAACGGGATCCAGTCCTGCCGTAGGTTCGTCGAGGATATAGAGTTTGGGCTGAAACATAAACGCGAGCGCAGCGCTTACCTTTTGTCTTGTTCCTCCCGACAATGTTCCCATACGTTTCTCCATCATCCCCTGCAATCCGAAATCCGCGATGAGTTCTTCATCGAGGGATTTTACTGAGGAACGCAAATCTTTCATCATTTCAAAAACCTGGCGGATTTTCATTTGTTCAGGATACCGCCCGATCTGTGGCATATAACCTATTTGTGAACGGTATTCCCAGCCTTGAAGAATATTTTGTCCGTCTAAAGTAAGAGTACCACCATCGGGAACAACGAGTCCGAGTATAGATTTGATGAGTGTTGTTTTGCCTGAACCATTCGGACCGATCAAAGCGACCACTTCTCCGGCAGGGAAATCAAGACTGACATTTTTTAGCACCGCCAGCTTGCCAAATGATTTTACCAGATTTTCAATATGTATCATTGATCAGGGGTTTCATGAGTGGAAATTCGTCTTTAAAAGCCTCAGGAGTAATCGTAGGAACTACTTTTTCCGCCTGATCCATGAGGTCGATAAAGAAGCTGTGCAATAACATCAGTGTGAACGGTGATTCCTCCGTAATTTTTGAATACAAACTAACAGGATGATAAGGAATATCTCCAACCTGATCGTGATTCAGATCGTAACCACGGTACTGATCCCAGTAATTTCTGTAAAAGACATTCATGCTTCGAATCGCGTTTGTCGCGACTTCAAATGTATTTCCTTTAAAATTATTGAATCGTACGGAATCATCAAAGCAATCGCCAAGTATGCGTAAACCCCAGCCATTGCGAATAAAATCATTGTTCTCCACCACGGTTTGATTGGAGCCTTCCATGTACAGGCCGGTTGTATTCATGGAAAATGTATTGTTGTTGATCCGGCTATAGCTGATTTCTTTGAGGAGAAGTCCGTATGCCGCACTTCCCCAGTTGTGTTCAAAACGATTGTGATCCATGGTGACGCGACGTGTGTACATCACTGCCACTCCGGAACCGTTGTTGCGAAAGATATTAAAACGATAGGAGTCATCATCGGAAAACATAAAATGCAAACCATAACGCAGATTTAGTTCGCTCAGATTGCTGATGATGGCGCTGTGTTTTACGAATTCAAAATAAATGCCATCCCTGTGGCCGCTTACATGATTACCAATTAAAAGATTGTATTCACTTTTCCAGAGATGAATTCCGTTACCTGAACTGGTTTCTGTTTTTGCCAGTCCTTCAACACGATTGTGCAAAATTTTACAATGGCGTGAATTGGCGAGATAGATTCCAAAATAATTGTCATAGAAATAATTTCCTTCTATCCTGCAGCGGGAAACATTTTCAAGCCGGATACCAGAAAGCTCATGCAAATCACTATAACCTGAGTTCCGGATGGTTAGTCCTTGAATGTACACTCCGTTTGCCCTGACAACCAGAACAGATGTTTTGTGTTCACCATCGAGAATGGATTCTTTGCTTCCTTTAATGCTTACACTTTTGGTGATGACAAGTTCGCCTTCCTTGTAGACTCCTGCATGAACATTAATTACATCGCCTTCTTTTGCAATTTGCAATGCTTCACGAATAGAATGAAAACGTCCGCCCGTGCCCACGGTAATTTCTTCTCCATAAACGGAGACACCCATGATCATAAATAACAGGACGAGAATTCTTAACACAGACTATTTTTAAAGAGAAATTATTTCACCCTCACGCGAACATCTTCCCAAGTCAGCTGCTCACCTCCAAAACGGTTGAAGTAAGCTTGTAAAGAATCTTTGCTTTCAAAAGCACTAAGAGATTCACCCATCGGACTTGGTAATTTTTCGGAATGAAGATAAGATGCGGATTGTGCTTCCACAAATGTGTTCGGACGGGAATGATCTGTTACAAGCAAACGATTGTTATAGGTATTTGAAGCATCATTTTTTTTCAGGTAACGAACCAAACATTCGATAGAATCGAATTTATAAATTTTCCCTTTCGACGAAATGAGTTCGCTGCCAAAATGGGTATCGACAATTATCATCTTACACATAGAACATGCATCTGATCCGTAGTGAATGGGTTCAGGATCTGTCTGACAGCTATTCAACATTAATAGAAGGAAAATAAAGATGTTCGCCACAATGATTCGGTTGAGCATATGAATTTATTGACGTTGCATTACGCTTTCTTTTTATTCAGGAACATTTCATAAGCAAAGACAAGAAATGAAGTTGTTCCGGCTATAATAATAACCCATCCACCAGTAGCAGGAAATGAGCATGCATTAAAATTAAGCAATTGTTTGCAACCAATAAGTGGTGGTTGATAATACATGTCAGGAATCTTTATTGCTGC
Above is a window of Bacteroidota bacterium DNA encoding:
- a CDS encoding ABC transporter ATP-binding protein, with amino-acid sequence MIHIENLVKSFGKLAVLKNVSLDFPAGEVVALIGPNGSGKTTLIKSILGLVVPDGGTLTLDGQNILQGWEYRSQIGYMPQIGRYPEQMKIRQVFEMMKDLRSSVKSLDEELIADFGLQGMMEKRMGTLSGGTRQKVSAALAFMFQPKLYILDEPTAGLDPVASEHLKNKILKQKKQGSLTLVTSHNMSEVEELADRVVFLVDGVVKFNLTISELLEGTGESKLGKALAKRMEGEVYA
- a CDS encoding nitrous oxide reductase family maturation protein NosD, which codes for MIMGVSVYGEEITVGTGGRFHSIREALQIAKEGDVINVHAGVYKEGELVITKSVSIKGSKESILDGEHKTSVLVVRANGVYIQGLTIRNSGYSDLHELSGIRLENVSRCRIEGNYFYDNYFGIYLANSRHCKILHNRVEGLAKTETSSGNGIHLWKSEYNLLIGNHVSGHRDGIYFEFVKHSAIISNLSELNLRYGLHFMFSDDDSYRFNIFRNNGSGVAVMYTRRVTMDHNRFEHNWGSAAYGLLLKEISYSRINNNTFSMNTTGLYMEGSNQTVVENNDFIRNGWGLRILGDCFDDSVRFNNFKGNTFEVATNAIRSMNVFYRNYWDQYRGYDLNHDQVGDIPYHPVSLYSKITEESPFTLMLLHSFFIDLMDQAEKVVPTITPEAFKDEFPLMKPLINDTY
- a CDS encoding nitrous oxide reductase accessory protein NosL, with amino-acid sequence MLNRIIVANIFIFLLLMLNSCQTDPEPIHYGSDACSMCKMIIVDTHFGSELISSKGKIYKFDSIECLVRYLKKNDASNTYNNRLLVTDHSRPNTFVEAQSASYLHSEKLPSPMGESLSAFESKDSLQAYFNRFGGEQLTWEDVRVRVK